A genomic window from Colletotrichum destructivum chromosome 7, complete sequence includes:
- a CDS encoding Putative Seipin family protein encodes MEVLSKASRAATSKTAQRAFVNVSLLVGTSLFLLPFAAIASILFFRNYLPDQVVVTPVHLQYGSGINPFGSAIIPTSALRTQQEYDVTVTLSMPRSPANTHRGNFMIALYLLDAGALSTGNDNVQPHIPPEPYSHFDGKSVLFSSRRPAIVPYQDPLVSLASRILFLAYYVLFMESQTCVLTVPMAERVELAKGSSLPATAYLEIQGGQSIETYYASITLTAQLQGLRWLMYHYRLATLTTAVLLFWASEVIFMAVAWLAWSGLSASGSGSRIGAARPAEQMTSMSPGRVKKEDGSGVDELSDAPRTFPTYGNQAPLRYEPEIKEEAQTGPRMEDLAPLGGEADDEEEDDGRGSYRADSGIGTSYSDGGSSSVRRRSSQYR; translated from the exons ATG GAGGTACTAAGCAAGGCATCTCGAGCGGCTACATCCAAGACTGCGCAGCGGGCATTTGTGAACGTGAGCCTTCTCGTAGGAACCTCGCTGTTTCTGTTGCCCTTTGCCGCTATTGCGTCGATACTCTTTTTTCGCAACTACCTGCCCGATCAGGTGGTAGTGACCCCTGTACATCTTCAATATGG ATCGGGGATCAATCCCTTCGGATCGGCAATCATTCCAACGTCTGCCCTGAGGACGCAGCAGGAGTACGATGTAACCGTCACACTATCAATGCCTCGCTCGCCCGCCAACACTCATCGAGGCAACTTCATGATCGCCCTCTACCTCCTGGATGCTGGCGCACTATCGACAGGAAATGACAACGTTCAACCCCATATCCCCCCTGAGCCTTACAGCCACTTCGACGGCAAATCTGTTTTGTTTTCCTCGCGGCGTCCAGCCATCGTTCCGTATCAAGATCCTCTAGTGTCGCTCGCGTCGCGCATACTCTTCCTCGCCTACTATGTTCTTTTTATGGAGTCTCAGACATGCGTGCTCACGGTGCCCATGGCGGAGCGTGTGGAGTTGGCGAAAGGTTCCTCTTTGCCAGCCACTGCCTATCTAGAGATACAAGGAGGTCAGAGCATCGAGACATACTATGCTTCAATAACGTTGACGGCCCAGCTCCAAGGGTTGCGCTGGCTGATGTACCATTACCGCCTTGCAACTCTCACAACCGCTGTTCTGCTATTCTGGGCGTCGGAGGTCATATTCATGGCTGTGGCATGGCTGGCGTGGTCGGGACTGTCGGCATCAGGCTCAGGCTCTCGTATTGGAGCCGCGAGACCGGCGGAGCAGATGACTTCCATGTCGCCGGGCCGAGTGAAGAAAGAAGATGGCAGTGGGGTAGACGAGTTGTCGGATGCACCACGGACATTTCCCACATATGGGAACCAGGCGCCTTTGCGATACGAACCCGAAATCAAAGAGGAAGCACAGACAGGGCCCCGAATGGAAGATTTGGCCCCGCTTggaggcgaggccgacgatgaggaagaggacgacggacggGGTAGCTATAGGGCCGACTCAGGAATTGGAACGAGCTATAGCGATGGAGGTTCTAGCAGTGTCCGGCGCAGGTCATCGCAGTATCGTTAG
- a CDS encoding Putative FCH domain, SH3 domain, AH/BAR domain superfamily, F-BAR domain-containing protein, with the protein MPATSMESPSVALSFANNFWGKEDAGVGPLIDRMLAAKQTCDELKAFYSARASIEDEYARKLLSLCRKSLGSHESGSLKTSLDTVRGEVESMAKQHQSIAAQMKTELEEPLAAFAGGMKERRKIVQIGIEKILKTKIQQTQHVNKTRDRFEQECLKIKGYLAQGHMVMGQEERKNKAKLEKTQISVATSNTEYENAVKALEDTTTRWNREWKAAADKFQDLEEERLDFTKSSLWTFANISSTVCVSDDASCEKIRLSLEKMDVETDIVSFIKEQGTGQEIPDPPKYINFCRGDINDTQSESSDDDNYSVAQFPRSINPAFRSSSPQPSTYESHHDPNSSLAQDLGHKEPVPLASRSVAVLDAGRKEASPSASRHPAADPLRTDASSSSRNFAPELSHKHVSASSRGHAPEAGHDDAGSSSPRKYFQEMGRREMVTAAVREMPLPAQRIPPLMEKSRQPAPVPQQSIQQQQQQQQQQQQQQQQSRPHPDKSHPPTSVMVPHDPYPLDGMTMLCRTGPPSERSSQPPSARPSSRDSQSDYSNPTSLSSQEPPSGKVSPIKQEQVSAPPLASDKQVLKKRSGFFQNHSPFRRKSTKETPGPSANRNTWHPVSAQGSPSRRSQLQTQETSHLLGDRSTISPEPIDANATLALNVGQNVFSVTNPDLERRKGSNTQPAQPETDPIALALAELKGVGVGKQSSVRVSADRYHGIATPTPGSQPFSRSVPPAASNSTVTTGLRGTPPPYDQQVVQRLGVPPQAVTAKAMKETSQKFADQTRSMFSQANRPGSGYGGAPQSRPMTRGSDVPRAASPAPLRSASPRTGPSEDVRPGYRNSPRSASPRTGPADEIRGDYRSASPNPQGSVGRGGSQMSSTPRRGSEQPYHRHNSPSNMSGTSSPAPYLEKMRPGSSHVANDMAVQLAPLGDENYGSVRGRGGNRPGTSSSNRAMGLYEGGGPPGQGESRQRSKSVADPSRQYTRDGRPILHFARALYMYQAAIPEELGFSKGDLLAVLRHQDDGWWEAEVHGNNGRMGLVPSNYLQPC; encoded by the exons ATGCCTGCGACATCGATGGAATCGCCATCCGTGGCTCTATCAT TCGCGAACAACTTTTGGGGAAAGGAAGATGCGGGCGTTGGCCCCCTCATCGACCGCATGCTTGCTGCCAAGCAGACATGCGATGAGTTGAAAGCCTTCTACAGCG CTCGAGCCTCGATCGAAGACGAGTATGCCCGAAAGCTGCTCTCGTTGTGTCGCAAATCCCTCGGGTCCCACGAGTCAGGGAGCTTGAAGACATCACTAGACACCGTCCGTGGCGAAGTTGAATCAATGGCAAAGCAACATCAAAGCATTGCAGCGCAGATGAAAACGGAGCTGGAAGAGCCTCTTGCTGCATTCGCTGGCGGCATGAAGGAAAGACGGAAGATTGTACAGATTGGTATTGAGAAGATTCTCAAGACGAAGATTCAGCAAACACAGCATGTGAACAAG ACTCGAGATCGATTCGAGCAGGAATGCCTCAAGATCAAGGGCTACCTCGCCCAAGGTCATATGGTTATGGGCCAGGAGGAACGCAAGAACAAGGCCAAGCTGGAAAAGACACAGATCAGTGTTGCGACCTCCAACACGGAGTACGAAAACGCGGTGAAGGCTCTCGAAGATACAACAACTAGGTGGAATCGGGAGTGGAAGGCCGCGGCTGATAAGTTTCAGGACTTGGAAGAGGAGCGCCTTGACTTTACGAAAAGCAGCCTTTGGACTTTTGCGAACATTTCCTCCACAGTCTGCGTCAGCGACGATGCATCCTGTGAAAAGATCCGACTGTCGCTTGAGAAAATGGATGTTGAAACAGATATCGTCAGCTTCATCAAAGAGCAAGGTACTGGTCAAGAGATCCCGGATCCGCCGAAGTACATCAACTTCTGTCGAGGAGACATCAATGATACGCAATCAGAATCATCTGATGACGACAACTACTCGGTTGCGCAGTTTCCCAGGAGCATCAACCCAGCGTTCAGGTCATCGTCCCCACAGCCCTCGACTTACGAATCACACCATGACCCCAACTCAAGCCTCGCTCAAGATCTTGGGCACAAAGAACCAGTTCCCCTAGCCTCAAGAAGTGTCGCTGTGCTTGATGCGGGGCGCAAAGAAGCAAGTCCTTCGGCATCCAGGCACCCAGCTGCAGACCCGTTGCGAACGGATGCCAGCTCCTCTTCCCGAAACTTCGCACCGGAACTGAGCCACAAACATGTCAGTGCCTCGTCTAGGGGCCATGCGCCAGAAGCGGGCCATGATGACGCTGGGTCGTCTTCTCCGAGAAAATATTTCCAGGAGATGGGTCGTCGGGAGATGGTTACAGCTGCTGTTCGTGAAATGCCACTCCCAGCCCAGAGAATACCGCCCTTGATGGAAAAGTCGCGCCAGCCAGCTCCAGTCCCCCAACAGTCCatccaacaacaacaacaacaacaacaacaacaacagcagcagcagcagcagagccggCCACATCCCGACAAAAGTCACCCTCCCACGTCCGTCATGGTCCCGCACGATCCATACCCTCTCGATGGCATGACGATGCTATGCCGCACCGGGCCCCCATCGGAGCGTAGTTCGCAGCCTCCTTCGGCCAGACCATCGAGCCGTGATTCTCAGAGCGACTACTCGAACCCGACTTCGCTATCAAGCCAAGAGCCGCCGAGTGGCAAAGTATCCCCCATCAAGCAGGAGCAAGTCAGTGCGCCACCACTGGCGTCGGACAAGCAGGTCCTCAAGAAAAGGAGCGGCTTCTTCCAAAACCATAGTCCATTCCGCCGCAAGAGCACAAAAGAGACCCCAGGACCGTCAGCAAATAGAAACACTTGGCATCCTGTTTCCGCTCAAGGAAGTCCATCCCGGAGATCGCAGCTGCAAACTCAAGAAACGTCGCATCTGCTCGGAGACAGATCGACCATCAGCCCGGAACCGATTGATGCAAACGCCACCCTTGCGTTGAATGTTGGACAGAACGTTTTCTCAGTCACGAACCCAGATCTAGAAAGGAGGAAAGGCTCAAATACTCAGCCTGCTCAGCCTGAGACGGACCCCATCGCCTTGGCCCTTGCCGAGCTCAaaggcgtcggcgtcggcaagcAGTCGAGCGTACGTGTCTCGGCAGATCGCTACCACGGCATTGCCACCCCAACCCCTGGCTCGCAGCCATTTTCCAGGTCAGTCCCACCAGCGGCAAGCAACAGCACCGTGACTACAGGCCTTCGaggaacgccgccgccttaCGATCAACAAGTTGTTCAGAGACTCGGGGTGCCCCCTCAGGCAGTGACAGCCAAAGCTATGAAGGAGACATCGCAGAAGTTCGCCGACCAAACTCGCAGTATGTTCAGCCAGGCAAACCGTCCTGGATCAGGCTATGGGGGAGCCCCACAATCTCGACCGATGACAAGAGGCAGTGATGTTCCCAGAGCGGCATCCCCCGCCCCGCTCCGAAGTGCTTCCCCGAGAACGGGACCGTCCGAAGATGTCCGACCCGGTTATCGGAACTCGCCGCGCAGCGCTTCTCCGAGAACCGGGCCGGCGGACGAGATACGGGGTGATTACCGGTCTGCCTCGCCTAACCCCCAAGGATCCGTGGGCAGAGGAGGATCGCAAATGAGTAGCACTCCGAGACGAGGATCTGAACAGCCTTATCACAGGCATAACTCACCTAGCAACATGTCGGGAACATCGTCTCCAGCACCTTATTTGGAGAAGATGCGGCCGGGCAGCAGCCATGTTGCCAACGATATGGCCGTCCAACTCGCGCCTCTAGGCGACGAGAATTACGGATCAGTGCGCGGTCGAGGCGGGAACCGTCCCGGGACAAGCTCCAGTAACCGGGCCATGGGTCTCTACGAAGGAGGCGGACCACCCGGACAAGGCGAGTCAAGGCAACGGAGTAAGAGTGTAGCAGACCCATCACGGCAGTACACTCGGGATGGCAGGCCCATCCTACACTTTG CGCGAGCTCTATACATGTACCAGGCGGCCATTCCGGAAGAGCTGGGTTTCTCCAAGGGCGACCTGCTCGCAGTTCTACGTCATCAAGACGACGGGTGGTGGGAAGCCGAGGTACATGGAAACAATGGTCGAATGGGACTGGTCCCAAGTAATTATCTGCAGCCATGTTAA